A single region of the Silene latifolia isolate original U9 population chromosome 8, ASM4854445v1, whole genome shotgun sequence genome encodes:
- the LOC141595128 gene encoding putative mitochondrial protein AtMg00310 encodes MSLFAIPEGLIEDLHTVAARFWWGSKEGERKLHWWSWEKMCQPKSLGGMGFRDMRIFNQALLAKQVWRLLVRPESLVCRILKAKYFKHGSILDARRGFDPSFTWRSLWNAKSLLMDGLRWRVGDGRNIKVWEDAWVPGSEGTRFLAPNIEANPEMLVEELIDRENGGWKASLLNDLFTSEEVKAIMSIPLSRAG; translated from the coding sequence ATGAGTCTTTTTGCGATTCCGGAGGGCCTTATTGAAGACTTACACACGGTGGCAGCCCGGTTTTGGTGGGGATCGAAAGAGGGTGAGCGCAAGCTTCATTGGTGGTCATGGGAGAAGATGTGTCAGCCAAAATCGCTTGGTGGGATGGGGTTTCGAGATATGCGGATTTTCAATCAGGCTCTCTTGGCTAAGCAAGTGTGGAGATTGTTGGTGAGACCGGAGTCCTTGGTGTGCCGGATCCTTAAGGCTAAATATTTCAAACACGGGTCGATTTTGGATGCAAGGAGAGGTTTTGACCCGAGTTTTACATGGAGGAGCCTGTGGAACGCCAAATCATTACTGATGGACGGCTTAAGGTGGAGAGTAGGGGATGGGAGGAATATTAAGGTATGGGAAGATGCGTGGGTACCTGGCAGCGAGGGAACACGGTTTTTAGCACCAAACATTGAAGCTAATCCCGAGATGTTGGTTGAAGAGCTCATCGACAGAGAAAATGGAGGTTGGAAGGCTAGTCTTCTTAATGATCTTTTCACGTCTGAGGAGGTCAAAGCTATTATGAGCATTCCGTTGAGCAGAGCGGGTTGA